One window of Fibrobacter sp. genomic DNA carries:
- a CDS encoding pseudouridine synthase: MVPSDMYFESVVQPEHNGWLLLDSLCARFTYHSKMDWADKLARGLVTINGVVANASTVAHKNDKVVYHVENYTEPEVPTDYEIVFEDEEFMLVAKPAGVPVHHTGRIFYNTFTSIIRRGTDYETATPMHRLDRDTGGLMLFAKYAETASRFQKNLDRILLRKFYMAVVRGSFPETPEGALIDCEMPLREDPADHIRIRMHHLEDGKPCHTRFRKIREGVRINAVDGSEEVYSVVEAELLTGRKHQIRANLSELGYPILGDRLYSFGGEYYDKMTAKVEEARARGELSQEDALSPEDYAVLGGRSHMLYAYKAEIQLPYWKEPRVFSCEKYPEDMAKLV; encoded by the coding sequence ATGGTTCCTTCAGATATGTACTTTGAAAGCGTTGTCCAGCCGGAACATAACGGCTGGCTTCTGCTGGATTCCCTGTGCGCCCGCTTTACGTATCACTCCAAGATGGACTGGGCCGACAAGCTGGCTCGGGGTCTTGTAACCATCAATGGCGTTGTGGCCAACGCTTCTACGGTTGCGCACAAGAACGACAAGGTCGTCTATCACGTAGAAAACTACACGGAACCGGAAGTCCCTACGGATTACGAAATCGTTTTTGAAGATGAAGAGTTTATGCTGGTGGCCAAGCCCGCCGGCGTTCCTGTCCACCATACAGGACGAATCTTCTACAATACCTTTACGTCCATTATCCGTCGTGGAACGGACTACGAGACGGCGACGCCCATGCATCGCCTAGACCGTGATACCGGCGGCTTGATGCTGTTTGCCAAGTATGCGGAAACCGCCTCCAGGTTCCAGAAGAACCTGGACCGAATTCTGCTGCGGAAGTTCTATATGGCGGTGGTCCGCGGAAGTTTCCCTGAGACTCCGGAAGGTGCGTTGATCGATTGCGAAATGCCCCTGCGCGAAGACCCGGCGGACCATATCCGGATTCGCATGCACCATCTGGAAGACGGCAAGCCTTGCCATACCCGTTTCAGGAAGATTCGTGAAGGCGTCCGCATCAACGCTGTGGACGGATCCGAAGAGGTCTATTCCGTGGTAGAGGCGGAACTTCTTACCGGCCGCAAGCACCAGATTCGCGCCAATCTGTCAGAGTTGGGGTATCCCATTTTGGGAGACCGTCTTTACAGCTTCGGTGGGGAATACTACGACAAGATGACCGCCAAGGTGGAAGAGGCCCGCGCCCGCGGGGAACTGAGCCAGGAAGACGCCTTGTCGCCGGAGGATTATGCCGTGCTCGGTGGCAGAAGCCATATGCTTTACGCCTACAAGGCAGAAATCCAGCTGCCTTACTGGAAGGAACCGAGGGTGTTCTCCTGCGAAAAGTATCCTGAGGACATGGCCAAGCTGGTGTGA
- a CDS encoding ATP-binding protein, with protein MVFEIILLSVLVVVFLVAAFVFIRFKSKQAAQAQLAMKNELQKNFDIIKTLATTFDSVCYVDAKTRKVIPYSMGETLISKLGDVKNLNLDLNYDKGMNLLLHAIVHPDDKDLIYRESQFDNVIKVLQTKKAFSIQCQALEFGEYRYHRVHFIKSNDRDGVDGFVVALEDVDDEIRKLEMFQQELVLAKSRAEDANQAKSSFLANMSHEIRTPINAIMGMNEMILRESKDRQVLSYAEDIKGASQLLLSIVNDVLDFSKIEAGKMEIVNKKYDVSSVLNDVSNMFTVKAEQKGLKPMVSVDRNVPCTLIGDAVRIQQVVLNLLSNAVKYTSSGEVFFRVKLDHVDGDVAYLMIQVQDTGIGIREEDMPKLFSSFQRLNLEQNRTVEGTGLGLAITGKLVSGMNGSIDVKSAYGQGSSFTVLLPQKIENATPIGDFEKRHKEFNDKMVSQKMSFVAPDAKILVVDDNNLNLRVATHLMKFMEVQTFTCASAHEFLVLIQKEHYDLIFLDHMMPGMDGIEALKLSKKMANNLCATTPVVALTANAVVGAREMYLQEGFDDYLCKPVRMDELEECLKKFLPKELIK; from the coding sequence ATGGTTTTTGAAATAATCCTGTTGTCAGTCCTTGTTGTTGTCTTCCTTGTTGCAGCCTTCGTTTTTATTCGATTCAAGTCCAAGCAGGCTGCCCAGGCGCAGCTTGCCATGAAGAATGAGCTTCAGAAAAATTTTGATATCATCAAAACCTTGGCAACCACCTTTGACTCCGTCTGCTATGTGGATGCCAAAACCCGAAAAGTGATTCCCTATTCCATGGGCGAAACACTTATTTCCAAACTGGGCGATGTGAAGAACTTGAACCTAGATTTGAATTACGATAAGGGAATGAACCTTTTGCTTCATGCCATTGTCCATCCCGATGACAAGGATTTGATTTATCGAGAGTCCCAGTTTGACAATGTAATCAAGGTCCTCCAAACAAAGAAAGCTTTCAGCATCCAGTGCCAGGCGCTTGAGTTTGGTGAGTACCGTTATCATCGTGTTCACTTCATCAAGTCTAACGATAGGGATGGGGTAGATGGTTTTGTTGTAGCCCTGGAAGATGTGGATGATGAAATCCGCAAACTGGAAATGTTCCAGCAGGAACTGGTGCTTGCCAAAAGTCGTGCAGAAGATGCCAACCAGGCTAAGAGCAGTTTCCTTGCCAATATGAGTCATGAAATTCGTACTCCCATAAACGCTATCATGGGCATGAATGAAATGATTCTTCGCGAAAGCAAGGACCGTCAGGTTCTTTCCTATGCCGAAGATATCAAGGGCGCAAGTCAGTTACTTCTTTCCATCGTCAATGATGTTCTGGATTTTTCCAAGATCGAAGCTGGCAAGATGGAAATTGTGAACAAGAAGTACGATGTAAGCTCCGTGCTGAACGATGTGTCCAATATGTTTACAGTCAAGGCGGAACAGAAGGGCCTGAAGCCTATGGTGTCTGTGGATAGGAATGTTCCCTGTACGTTAATAGGTGATGCTGTCCGAATCCAGCAGGTCGTATTGAATCTTCTGAGTAACGCTGTAAAGTACACGTCGTCTGGAGAGGTCTTTTTCAGGGTCAAGTTGGACCATGTGGATGGAGATGTGGCCTATCTGATGATTCAGGTTCAGGATACCGGTATTGGTATTCGAGAAGAGGACATGCCCAAGCTTTTCAGTAGTTTCCAACGATTGAATCTTGAACAAAACCGAACTGTGGAAGGTACGGGGCTCGGGCTTGCTATTACAGGCAAGCTGGTTAGCGGCATGAACGGTTCCATTGATGTAAAGAGTGCCTATGGTCAGGGTTCATCCTTCACGGTTCTGCTTCCCCAGAAGATTGAAAATGCAACACCCATAGGTGACTTTGAAAAAAGGCACAAGGAATTCAACGACAAGATGGTGTCGCAGAAGATGTCCTTTGTCGCTCCCGATGCAAAAATACTTGTGGTGGACGACAATAACTTGAATCTTCGAGTCGCAACACATCTTATGAAGTTCATGGAAGTCCAGACTTTCACATGTGCCAGTGCACACGAATTTCTTGTTCTGATTCAAAAGGAACACTATGACCTTATCTTCCTGGATCATATGATGCCGGGCATGGATGGCATCGAGGCTCTGAAGCTAAGCAAGAAGATGGCTAACAACCTTTGTGCAACTACGCCTGTTGTTGCGCTAACAGCCAATGCCGTTGTAGGTGCCCGAGAAATGTACCTGCAGGAAGGCTTTGACGATTACCTGTGCAAGCCTGTCCGGATGGATGAACTGGAAGAATGCCTAAAGAAGTTCCTTCCCAAGGAACTGATTAAGTAG
- a CDS encoding MBOAT family protein: MVFSSQLFLFYFLPTFLVGYFVLFKLGARHSYLNFFITVFSYIFYGWLEPWLVFLMFGSTLVVYIAGKLISAEGASRLQRNLGLALAVVVNLGALGFFKYYMFGMGAINAVVEKFGGEPFHVMTVLLPVGISFYTFQSMSYAIDVWRGTAPPVKNFTTFACYVALFPQLVAGPIVRYNTVAEELDTRTHTLENFVRGMVFFCFGFGEKIFLANQVGIIADRVFAADAPGVLNSWWGALAYMFQIYFDFSAYSNMAIGLGLMLGFHFPRNFDGPYRSLSITEFWKRWHISLTSWFRDYLYIALGGNRVGKARLYFNLFMVMFVSGVWHGANWTFICWGLYHAFFMIVERANNKQAFYAKAPKFVQLLVTQVIVLFGWVLFRADNIGEAWRMWKAMLGLNAVSGADAILSAEIFTPSCLFFMALAWLLSFWKFRSYDWCNKVSVKRVSVALLIFVLAVLALFTQSYNPFLYFQF; the protein is encoded by the coding sequence ATGGTTTTTTCTTCCCAGCTTTTCTTGTTCTATTTTCTTCCGACGTTCCTTGTCGGGTACTTTGTGCTGTTCAAGCTGGGCGCAAGGCATTCCTACCTGAATTTTTTCATCACGGTCTTCAGCTATATCTTTTATGGCTGGTTGGAACCATGGCTTGTCTTTTTGATGTTCGGTTCCACCCTGGTGGTTTATATTGCCGGTAAGCTGATTTCCGCAGAAGGCGCAAGCAGGCTGCAACGCAACTTGGGCTTGGCTCTTGCAGTGGTGGTGAACCTCGGTGCCCTGGGATTCTTTAAGTACTACATGTTTGGCATGGGCGCCATAAACGCTGTGGTAGAAAAATTCGGCGGAGAACCGTTCCATGTGATGACCGTTCTTTTGCCTGTGGGTATTTCCTTCTATACCTTCCAGTCCATGAGTTACGCCATTGATGTATGGCGTGGCACGGCACCTCCGGTAAAGAATTTTACGACCTTCGCATGCTACGTGGCCTTATTCCCCCAGTTGGTGGCGGGGCCTATAGTCCGTTACAATACGGTGGCGGAAGAACTTGATACTCGAACCCACACGCTTGAAAACTTTGTCCGAGGCATGGTCTTCTTCTGCTTCGGCTTCGGAGAAAAAATTTTCCTGGCGAACCAGGTGGGCATCATTGCAGACCGGGTCTTTGCCGCGGATGCTCCTGGTGTCTTGAATAGCTGGTGGGGTGCGCTGGCTTACATGTTCCAGATTTATTTTGACTTTTCAGCCTATTCCAACATGGCTATCGGTCTTGGCCTAATGCTCGGGTTCCATTTCCCCAGGAATTTCGATGGCCCCTATCGCTCTCTGAGCATTACGGAATTCTGGAAGCGTTGGCATATTTCCCTTACCAGCTGGTTCCGCGACTATCTTTATATTGCCTTGGGTGGCAATCGTGTGGGGAAGGCTCGCCTGTACTTCAACCTGTTCATGGTGATGTTTGTCAGCGGCGTGTGGCATGGCGCCAACTGGACGTTTATTTGCTGGGGCCTGTACCATGCCTTCTTTATGATTGTGGAACGCGCGAACAACAAGCAGGCTTTCTACGCCAAGGCTCCCAAGTTTGTGCAGCTGCTTGTTACCCAGGTAATCGTTCTTTTCGGTTGGGTTCTGTTCCGTGCCGACAACATTGGTGAAGCCTGGCGTATGTGGAAGGCTATGCTCGGACTTAACGCAGTCAGTGGAGCGGATGCCATTTTGAGTGCAGAAATATTCACTCCCAGTTGCCTGTTCTTCATGGCCTTGGCTTGGCTGCTGTCCTTCTGGAAATTTAGATCCTATGACTGGTGCAATAAAGTTAGTGTAAAGCGAGTCTCCGTAGCTTTATTGATTTTTGTATTGGCGGTTCTGGCCTTGTTTACTCAGAGCTACAACCCTTTCCTTTATTTCCAGTTCTAG